Below is a window of Trichosurus vulpecula isolate mTriVul1 chromosome 4, mTriVul1.pri, whole genome shotgun sequence DNA.
TCTATTCTAGGTCCAGTCATTCATCCAGGATTATATCAATGTTTCCTAGTTAGCATCCTATTCTAATATAGTCCCTTCTGGGCAGGGACTTTACCACTAAGCTTGAAATTCCTCCAATGCAAAAACAACTTCCTCTCAATCCCAGTACTAACCAAGCTAGTAACACGGGGACCCCACAGGATGGTAGGGTTCAGTGATCAGTCACACCCCAAACTCCTAGCATATATCTATACCTTCTCCTttacaaagacataaataaataatCAGACTCTAGTCTGGGCCAATTGGACAGTCCATCTGTCTAGCAGGAAATCTGGAAGTACTCCTATAGCTGTGAGGGGAAGTAACAGCTGGTGGTTGAAGGGGTGGgtgtgaggagagaagaggcccCACCTTCTCTGTGTCCTCCTTCTTCACAGACTTGAGGTTGGCCCGCAGGTCCATGGACACCTTGTGCTTTGAGCCCAGCAGTGCCCGGAGCATGGCATCTGCAGAGACACGGACCCGGCGCAGGGGTGGGCGTTTGAACTTTCCCCGAAGATCAAGCACCTTCAGCTTCAAGTCCTTGATCTGGCAGGAAGGACGGAGAGAGCAGCCCGTTAGGAGGGGGAAACCCTCAGGAGGATTCTTCTACCCATAGAGGGGATCCCAGAGCTTTAGGAGTCCAGTCAAAAGGAACCTCCCCCCGACCCCCTGCTCCCCAAGCAGATGACTTATTAGATGTGATAAGGGAGCTCTAACTCATGTGGTGGCCAAAGTTATGTGCCCTTTGACATTTCCTCTAATTCTGATTCTAGGACTCTATGGACTCCACTAACCCTTGGGTCAGTTCTCTCAGGACAGCAGAGATAAAATACTTTGCATAATCCACCTATCGGTTTACCTGAGCCCAACAGGCCAGCCTGATTGCCCAGCCCATAAACCTGTAAATCCCTCAGTGGGGTGCCTTATCTCTGCccccttttattaaagggatttgttctgtgaagattggattcagtcaaagggccacactggaAGACCTAGAGAGCCatttgtggcctcaaggccacaagttccgcACTCTGCTCTAGACAGAGTCCTTGACCTCCCTATCATTTGTTGTTGTGAAAaggatgctagatttggagtcaggagaatcaaGATCAAGTCCTAGCTCTACCAGGTGCTGAGTGTGTGGGCCATGTGtcctcatgcataaaataaatcaaaaaaattttttaatgtatgtGCTACGTACCTCCTAGGATTTTTGCAAGGAAAGCagtttttaaaccttaaagttctataaatCGTTCTTATGCATTCACAGTGTTACAGCTTTTCTCCATGTTCTCACCCCAAAACTCCCCTCAGCCTATGGAGATCCTCACCTCCCGGGTGTTATGGTTGCATTTGGCTTCAATGTCATACCTCTCCTCATCCACAACCTCTACCTTAGCATGCAGCTCCCTGCATAGATCCTGAGAAAACACAGATTGAGAGAAACAATGAAATTAGCCAACAGGCCCTGTGAGGCAAGGTTCACACCTAGGCCCTTTGTCTTGTCATCTTTcgccttccctccccactcccccttctcccccatcaAATTACGTGTTCCAGAAAGAAGTTAATAGATTTATTCACACTAAGGTGCACATGGCTAAAAAGGCTTAACATCTGCTCCTTCCCAGGGGCATTCGGATCTTAATGAGGGATGAACTTTTATCAGTGGAATTTCAGGCAGGCTAGGTTGGGAAGCTTTTCAGGGGGCAGAAGGGACATTTCTAGTGCCTAGTATGAAATCACAGCACTACAAGGTGGGTTCCAAATGGACCATCTTCTGAACAATAAATTGTTTCCCCCTTACACATTCACCCACCAAACAATTTTCTATCCACTGACCACATGTTACATGACACTACCCTTTCCTGTCTTcattcctatgcctggaatgccctcacTCTAATTTTTCACCCATTAAATTCCTATCTATCCTTTAATGCTCCCCTGCAGTAAAATCTCACCTCCTCCATGCCCCTCTGTTGGCAATACTTTCCTCCTTAGACCTCTTCTCATGCTTTGCTGTGTCTCCTCCAATATCCTTACCATGTCATATTATATATTCTAATTATACAGATTGGAGTCTTCTCTGCCCAACACTGTAAGCTCCCTTGGGGGAaggtcttatctaaactttgcctCTTTCCAGATGCCTAGCACACAGCTCAGCACACAGCTCAGCACACAGCAAAGACTTCATTAATGTTTATTAGTAACAAATGTCTCCATCCTCCTCTACCCAAAGCTCACCTGCAGGGCGCTGAGTGACAGGCCTCGGGTCTCAAGCCTAGGAATCCTTTCAGCCAGGTATCTGgccttctcagcttccttctccTCATGCTCTTGCTCCCAGCATTCCTTGGCTTTGGCCAGCATCAAGCTCTAGAGGGGCACGAGGATGTCAAGGAAAACACAGGTCCTGTCTTTCTCATTCTCCCCTTGGCATGTGGCTTTCTGCATTTCCATACTCAGGATAGAATGGGTGTAATTAATTGCAGGGGGTATATGtgtgagagattttttttttgaggggggaggcagggcaattggagttaagtgacttgcccaaggtcacacagctagtaagtgtatcaagtgttttgaatttgaattcaggtcctcctgactccagggctggtgctctacttactgcatcacctagctgctctgaagAGTCTTCCATGGTGTTTGTTGGTACACAGACAGATTGAGCAGGCCACAAGCTAGGGTGATCCATGCGCCTGAGTCACTTTCCATCAAACCTCCTCCTTCCCTACTTTTAACTCTGCCTCTTCTAGACTCACAGAGCTCTAGAGTAGTGTACATCATCAATACCTCCTTCATCCCAGGGACTAATCAAAACACCTCTCAGGCACCTAGGATGAATTATCTGCCCACCCTTTGTGCACTGGTGCATTATGAGAGACAGAGGGTAGGTTCTGAGTGAGCTCTCCTACTATCCATCTTTTGCATCCTGTGGTAGGGCATCTTTATCCAGACACATTCACCTTCTCTCCTGGTCCTGGCCCTCCTGGGCTTCTGGGGAGTTCCCTCAGAAGAGGCACTGAATCTCCCCTATCAGATGGGGCCCTTCTTGAGGGAAAGAGACTATTCTGTTCCTTTTAGACTAGAGGGTCTTTAGGAGAAAAGACTACTTTCCCCCCATCAAACTGGAAGACACTTATGAGCAGGGACTATGTCTCTCTATAAGAtgggaagctccttgaaggcaagaactacttccttccctgcccccgcCATCTTGGAAGATTCCTTGGGGCAGGGACTACCCCTCCTCCATCAGGCTGGAAGCTCATCGAAGGTAGGTACTGTTTCTTCCCCATCAGATTGGGAACTCCTTAAGGGTAAAGACcatgtctctccctcctctggatTCTCTCACAGTACCAGGTACTAGGTTCTGTGCACATGAGGATGTCAGTCAATGCTGTTAGCTGATGGACTAATTGGCTGATGGGTTGAATAGGCCATTGGGCTTGGAAATGCATATCTCAGACTAGCAGAGAAACTGCACAACTGCAGGATGTAGGGGCAGGAAGGAATAGGGGCTCTCATAGCCCAGAATAATGGTGCTAAGTAAGCCGTGTGCCTTCTATTCATCCCCAAGGATGGGattccatcctcttctcttcccagctGGAAGTAGCCAGGGAAGCTTCAGGTTCAGACTCACCTTGAGCAGGAGTTTGCGGGAAGCTGTGATCTTGGATTTTctctgagagggaaaagaaaggaaaaaatgggagaGGTAGATGAGATAAATATTGCAGGCCTGAAATTCTGGAGCGAGATGAGAGTTAGAGGGGAAATCTTCCCTTAAAAAGCTCCTCTGTTGGACTGATTTGAGAACCGTAAATTCAGGAAAGGAGACTATGTTCAATGGTTTTTACTTAGAAGacaagagacttgggttctagtcgaGACTAGTACTGTCAGTTTAGCTAcgtgaccctcagcaaatcactGCTGCTCATCTtcctggccttcagtttccttatctataaaatgaaaataataatttctttctcacttatcttacagggttgttgtaaagacaaaataaaatgttgaatatGAAATGGCCTTGAAACGCGTACAGACTTACGGTGACACaaattattataatgatgatatTAACAGTCACACTTCACTTGTCTAGTACAATTTAGGAATGAAATGAGCCCCAcaaattatttttccatgtaACTGAAAATTGTCCTTTTAAATgacattaatttaatttaattttaaccaTTGGGGATTCAAATCTTTCTAAAACATAAGGCCTACCTTCTTggttttttaaacaaaacttttAAACACAATTTCCATTTTCCTATCTTTGTAAATATCAGTGGCTATCCTAAGACCAGATACCCCTGGGGACTGCTGAGGGGGCTGGGACTATTTGAGACTACATTAAACAGTCCCAGGCTTCTGGGTTTTTTGAGTTTTGTTTcctgctttttataattttcctgtctcctccctccATGTGAGTCTGTCTGCTGTCACGTCTTGCTATTATCAGCATTATCCTGCCTTAATAACTCTTATTGAAACTTCTAATCAGCTGTAGAACAGGAAACCAGATAAAGAAACACATTAAAATTGTatctaaaataaaagtaaatacacTCCGAGTGAGGGGCTCTCCTTTGAGTAAAACAAATAAGCTTTAAATGTATGGACTTGGTGACGTAAAGGGCGATGGGATGTTGTAGAAAGAGCCATGGATTCGATGTCAGAGGAAatcagtttgaatcctggctttgctacttacagtttgaccttggtaagtcactttcctactctgggattcagtttcctcatcttaaaaggGAGTGGGCTCTAGACGGCCTCTTCTAGTTTTCGATCTTCCGATCTGTTTTGACAGCTCAGAGGCCCGTTTTGCTTGCTTCCTGGCTCTCACCATACTATACTCCAGACAGGTGAGTTTGCCAGACAAGTGGCTAGTTACCATAAAAAAATAGCCACAGCTAAATTATCCTTTGCGAAATATCCAAGACTGTTTAGTATCAGATTGTGATACCACATGAGAGGACTTAGAAGGAGCAGGGGGGAACTAGACTGAGAGCCATCTCTTTGACTTTACCATTTTATTACTTCAAAAAGATTTGCCTAAGCTGTGCACcccttattttctctgtttatttctTCCCTGAAATATTGAGTAAAGTTTTTTTCAACCCATTTGTCTTCTGTTAAGATAAGTTAGGGGAAGAAGGGGTGGTGTTGCCTGGGTCTGAGGAAGTGAAGAATGGTTGGAACCCCAAAAGAACCCAAGAGAGAGGGGCTAGTGGCAGCTACCAGCTAATTTTCCAAAGTACCCCAGAGAATGAGCCTGGGTTCTTTCTGCCAATGCTAATTCCTTGCTGTCCCAGGGCATTTTCTTATACAGGATTTCCCTGCCACCTATGGCATCTGTGGACCCCACTTCCCTCCATCACCTATCATTGTGGTCTCAGGGAAAAcaggccttttaaaaaaaattagatcccGCAAAATAGGATATAAATCTATAGCCCCCTAAATATCCCTCAAGGCATCCTCAAACTGTTTTGAATTATATGTCAATGCTCTCTTCCAGTAGCATAAATACTGTAATTC
It encodes the following:
- the TNNI1 gene encoding LOW QUALITY PROTEIN: troponin I, slow skeletal muscle (The sequence of the model RefSeq protein was modified relative to this genomic sequence to represent the inferred CDS: substituted 1 base at 1 genomic stop codon), whose product is MPEPXRKSKITASRKLLLKSLMLAKAKECWEQEHEEKEAEKARYLAERIPRLETRGLSLSALQDLCRELHAKVEVVDEERYDIEAKCNHNTREIKDLKLKVLDLRGKFKRPPLRRVRVSADAMLRALLGSKHKVSMDLRANLKSVKKEDTEKERPVEVGDWRKNVEAMSGMEGRKKMFDAAKSPTTQ